A region of Streptomyces sp. NBC_01750 DNA encodes the following proteins:
- a CDS encoding sodium/solute symporter, translating to MSGFGSDAQTMSFVAFIAVTTVTLLLCVMTGPDREDLDEFYTGYRSLTPMQSGLAIAGDYISAASVLGTIGVISLVGQDGLVLALSTALSLVLLMFLLAEPLRNAGRFTMGDVLTRRAPSPAVRITACLVTLTALFPLLIFQLAGAGDLLAFVLGMDSAGFKTISIVILGLLMIIYAAIGGMKGTAFIQIVKTVVLFAAAIAIASLILNRFDFSIPSLLDAAARGSGAGDGYLAPGLQFGGDGLDMISAQLTVVLGAACLPHITMRMFSSRSAPAVRRSMSWAVSTVVIMCVLSAVIGFGAAAIVGHEGITAADPQGKTSVLLVSQAIMGTEVSTFETLLFTAMATAIFLTLLASVAGITLACANTLAHDLITHGLLRKRALHGSTEMTIARSTAAAVGLAAIFFAAGSRHVNLQAMVTLSFCLGASAVAPALVYSLFWRQYNRSGLLSTLIAGALSVVVFITGTTLVSGSPQAIFPDDDFTWFPYTTTGLVSIPVGFLAGWLGTVLTRNSTRRGGLPEYDYDAVEASILADAAPLADAAPPRG from the coding sequence ATGAGCGGATTCGGCTCCGATGCCCAGACCATGTCCTTCGTCGCGTTCATCGCGGTGACCACAGTGACCCTGCTGCTGTGCGTGATGACCGGGCCCGACCGCGAGGACCTGGACGAGTTCTACACCGGCTACCGCTCCCTGACCCCCATGCAGAGTGGCCTCGCCATCGCCGGCGACTACATCTCCGCCGCGAGCGTGCTGGGCACCATCGGCGTCATCTCGCTGGTGGGCCAGGACGGTCTCGTCCTCGCACTCAGCACCGCGCTCTCCCTGGTGCTGCTGATGTTCCTGCTGGCCGAACCCCTGCGTAACGCGGGCCGGTTCACCATGGGCGACGTACTCACCCGCCGCGCCCCGAGTCCTGCCGTCCGCATCACCGCGTGCCTCGTCACGCTCACCGCACTCTTCCCGCTGCTGATCTTCCAGCTTGCGGGCGCCGGCGATCTGCTGGCCTTCGTCCTTGGCATGGACTCTGCCGGTTTCAAGACCATCTCCATCGTGATTCTCGGCCTGCTGATGATCATCTACGCGGCCATCGGCGGTATGAAGGGCACCGCCTTCATCCAGATCGTCAAGACCGTGGTGCTGTTCGCCGCGGCGATCGCCATCGCCTCGCTCATCCTGAACCGCTTCGACTTCAGCATCCCCTCTCTGCTGGACGCCGCGGCACGCGGAAGCGGTGCGGGCGACGGGTATCTCGCACCCGGGCTCCAGTTCGGCGGCGACGGACTCGACATGATCAGCGCCCAGCTGACCGTCGTCCTCGGCGCTGCGTGCCTGCCGCACATCACGATGCGTATGTTCAGCTCCCGCAGCGCGCCCGCCGTGCGGCGTTCCATGTCCTGGGCAGTCTCCACTGTCGTCATCATGTGTGTGCTCAGCGCAGTGATCGGCTTCGGAGCCGCCGCGATCGTCGGCCACGAGGGCATCACGGCCGCCGATCCGCAGGGCAAGACCTCGGTCCTGCTGGTCAGCCAGGCCATCATGGGCACCGAGGTGTCCACCTTCGAGACGCTGCTGTTCACGGCGATGGCCACCGCGATCTTCCTGACGCTGCTGGCCTCCGTCGCCGGCATCACGCTCGCCTGTGCCAACACGCTCGCCCACGACCTCATCACACACGGTCTGCTGCGCAAGCGGGCGCTGCATGGCAGCACCGAGATGACGATCGCCCGCTCGACGGCCGCGGCAGTCGGTCTTGCCGCGATCTTCTTCGCGGCGGGCTCACGGCATGTGAATCTGCAGGCGATGGTCACCCTGTCCTTCTGCCTGGGCGCCTCGGCGGTCGCACCCGCGCTCGTCTACAGCCTCTTCTGGCGGCAGTACAACCGCAGCGGGCTGCTGAGCACACTCATCGCCGGCGCGCTGAGCGTCGTAGTTTTCATCACCGGCACCACACTCGTCTCCGGGTCCCCCCAAGCCATCTTCCCGGACGACGACTTCACCTGGTTCCCGTACACCACCACGGGCCTCGTCTCCATCCCGGTCGGATTCCTCGCCGGCTGGCTCGGCACCGTGCTCACCCGCAACAGCACGAGGCGCGGCGGCCTGCCGGAGTACGACTACGACGCGGTCGAGGCTTCCATCCTTGCCGACGCCGCACCCCTGGCCGACGCCGCACCGCCCCGTGGATGA
- a CDS encoding DUF485 domain-containing protein: MSYYPPPPSYPEQPGQPHHSWQAPPPPTDPRREIRALSAAYQRLRRVASLTALGYFVVFLLLSAYLPGLMTTKITGGLTIALMLGLIQLPVTLVAVAAYEKSARRRVDPLAEAVRLQADPTTEGARR, from the coding sequence ATGTCGTACTACCCTCCCCCGCCCTCATACCCTGAGCAGCCAGGACAACCCCACCACTCCTGGCAGGCGCCACCCCCGCCCACCGACCCCCGCCGCGAGATACGCGCACTGAGCGCCGCGTACCAGCGGCTGCGCCGTGTGGCGAGCCTGACCGCCCTCGGGTACTTCGTGGTGTTCCTCCTGCTCTCCGCGTATCTGCCGGGGCTGATGACCACCAAGATCACCGGTGGTCTCACCATCGCCCTCATGCTCGGCCTGATCCAGCTCCCGGTGACCCTCGTAGCCGTCGCCGCGTACGAGAAGTCCGCGCGCCGACGAGTCGACCCGCTCGCCGAAGCCGTACGTCTCCAGGCCGACCCGACCACCGAGGGAGCACGCCGATGA
- a CDS encoding RICIN domain-containing protein, whose product MAACIVVASAGSVLAAVPTTQAATPLRAAATAAALPSGWATVVNSGSGKCLDARSAATVNGTAVQQYACNNSTAQQWSFTATSDGFVRIGNRNDANQVVDVSDVSTADNAAVHLWAYGGGGNQQWQAVDEGGGAYHFVNRNSGKCLDVPSASTADSVQLVQYTCNGTAAQRFQVAPVTTAPGDVDLGPNVVVFDPSMPSSTIQNRLDSIFQQQETNQFGSQRYAVMFKPGTYSNDVNVGFYTQVLGLGQSPDSVTINGAVHVEADWFPPQNATQNFWRGAENLSVNPAGGTDRWAVSQAAPYRRMHVRGNLALDDGGWASGGFMADTKIDGQVRSGTQQQWLTRNSQLGSWTGANWNMVFVGSQGVPATSFPSPPYTTVNQSPTVREKPFLYVDNAGAYKVFIPSLRADSSATTWAGGNAAGTSLGMDQFFVVKAGATAAQINAALAEGKNLLVTPGVYHLNETLRVTRPDTVILGLGLATFVPDNGVTAMTVADVDGVKVAGILFDAGTTNSRTLMEVGPAGSSAGHSADPTSLHDVFFRVGGAAVGKATTSLVVNSDHVIGDHMWIWRGDHGTGIGWNSNTADTGLVVNGDNVTMYGLFVEHYQKHQTIWNGNGGRTYFYQNEMPYDPPNQASWMNGSTQGYAAYKVADSVTSHQAFGLGSYCFFNANPSVTAEHAFEVPDNPNVRFQSMVTVSLGGTGTIRHVINGRGGPSNSSSNVANLVSHP is encoded by the coding sequence ATGGCCGCCTGCATCGTCGTGGCCTCGGCCGGTTCGGTGCTGGCTGCCGTCCCGACCACCCAGGCGGCCACCCCACTGCGGGCGGCCGCCACTGCCGCCGCGCTGCCCTCCGGCTGGGCCACGGTGGTCAACAGCGGCAGCGGCAAGTGCCTGGACGCGCGCTCGGCCGCGACCGTGAACGGCACCGCCGTGCAGCAGTACGCCTGCAACAACTCCACCGCTCAACAGTGGAGTTTCACCGCAACCAGCGACGGCTTTGTGCGGATCGGCAATCGCAACGACGCCAACCAGGTCGTGGATGTGAGCGACGTGTCCACCGCCGACAACGCCGCGGTGCACCTGTGGGCCTACGGCGGCGGTGGCAACCAGCAGTGGCAGGCCGTGGACGAGGGCGGCGGCGCATACCACTTCGTCAACCGCAACAGCGGCAAGTGCCTGGACGTCCCCTCCGCCTCAACGGCGGACAGCGTCCAGCTCGTGCAGTACACCTGCAACGGCACGGCGGCCCAGCGGTTCCAGGTCGCACCCGTCACCACCGCGCCCGGTGACGTCGACCTCGGTCCGAACGTGGTCGTCTTCGACCCGTCGATGCCGAGCTCGACCATCCAGAACCGGCTCGACTCGATCTTCCAGCAGCAGGAGACCAACCAGTTCGGTTCCCAGCGCTACGCGGTCATGTTCAAGCCGGGCACCTACAGCAATGACGTCAACGTCGGCTTCTACACCCAGGTCCTGGGCCTCGGTCAGTCGCCCGACTCCGTGACGATCAACGGCGCGGTGCATGTCGAGGCGGACTGGTTCCCGCCGCAGAACGCCACCCAGAACTTCTGGCGCGGTGCCGAGAACCTCTCGGTGAACCCGGCGGGCGGCACTGACCGATGGGCGGTGTCCCAGGCGGCTCCGTACCGGCGCATGCACGTCCGCGGCAATCTCGCGCTGGACGACGGCGGTTGGGCAAGCGGCGGCTTCATGGCGGACACCAAGATCGACGGGCAGGTGCGGTCCGGTACGCAGCAGCAGTGGCTGACTCGCAACTCCCAGCTCGGCAGTTGGACCGGCGCCAACTGGAACATGGTCTTCGTCGGCAGCCAGGGCGTTCCGGCCACGAGCTTCCCCAGCCCGCCCTACACGACCGTGAACCAGAGCCCGACGGTCCGCGAGAAGCCCTTCCTGTATGTGGACAACGCAGGCGCCTACAAGGTGTTCATACCGTCCCTGCGGGCCGACTCCTCGGCCACCACATGGGCCGGGGGCAACGCCGCCGGCACCTCACTCGGCATGGACCAGTTCTTCGTCGTGAAGGCCGGCGCGACCGCCGCGCAGATCAACGCCGCACTGGCCGAGGGGAAGAACCTGCTGGTCACCCCGGGCGTCTACCATCTGAACGAGACTCTGCGGGTGACCCGCCCCGATACCGTGATCCTGGGGCTCGGCCTCGCCACCTTCGTGCCGGACAACGGCGTCACGGCGATGACGGTCGCGGACGTCGACGGAGTCAAGGTGGCCGGCATCCTCTTCGACGCCGGTACGACCAACTCACGGACCCTGATGGAGGTCGGCCCGGCCGGCTCGTCGGCCGGTCACTCGGCCGACCCGACATCCCTGCACGACGTCTTCTTCCGGGTGGGCGGCGCCGCGGTGGGCAAGGCGACCACCAGCCTGGTGGTCAACAGCGACCACGTGATCGGCGACCATATGTGGATCTGGCGCGGTGACCACGGCACCGGCATCGGCTGGAACAGCAATACGGCGGACACCGGCCTTGTCGTCAACGGCGACAACGTGACCATGTACGGGCTGTTCGTGGAGCACTACCAGAAGCACCAGACGATCTGGAACGGCAACGGCGGGCGCACGTACTTCTACCAGAACGAGATGCCGTACGACCCGCCCAACCAGGCCTCCTGGATGAACGGCTCCACCCAGGGCTATGCCGCGTACAAGGTCGCCGACTCGGTCACCAGCCACCAGGCGTTCGGACTCGGAAGCTACTGCTTCTTCAACGCGAATCCGAGTGTGACCGCCGAGCACGCCTTCGAGGTCCCCGACAACCCGAATGTGCGCTTCCAGAGCATGGTGACCGTCTCACTCGGTGGTACCGGGACGATCCGCCATGTCATCAACGGGCGCGGTGGTCCTTCCAACTCATCGAGCAATGTGGCCAATCTCGTCAGTCATCCCTGA
- a CDS encoding amino acid ABC transporter permease, with protein sequence MDRPAAQGHAVTSRLTRRQRRRVWQGVQYAVFVAVLVLIGVLADWGRLQNQFAQKDLAKELFPAIITTALRNTVVYTLSGFIFGLVLGLIIALMRLSSVAPYRWVASIYIELFRGLPALLIFIFVGVAVPLAFPGTQIPGGVYGKVALGLGLVAAAYMAETIRAGIQAVPKGQMEAARSLGFSKARAMVSVIIPQAFRIVIPPLTNELVLLFKDSSLVLFLGVTLEERELTKFGRDLASETANSTPILVAGLCYLLVTIPLSFVVRRLEARAEKAR encoded by the coding sequence GTGGATCGGCCCGCTGCCCAAGGCCACGCCGTGACCTCTCGGCTGACCCGGCGGCAGCGGCGCCGCGTCTGGCAGGGCGTCCAGTACGCGGTGTTCGTGGCGGTCCTCGTCCTGATCGGCGTTCTGGCCGACTGGGGCCGGCTGCAGAACCAGTTCGCGCAGAAGGACCTCGCCAAAGAGCTGTTCCCGGCCATCATCACCACGGCGCTGCGCAACACCGTGGTATACACGCTGTCCGGGTTTATCTTCGGACTGGTGCTGGGCCTGATCATCGCGCTGATGCGGTTGTCGTCGGTGGCTCCGTACCGCTGGGTCGCGAGCATTTACATCGAGCTGTTCCGCGGCCTGCCCGCTCTGCTGATCTTCATCTTCGTCGGTGTGGCGGTGCCGCTGGCGTTCCCCGGAACGCAGATCCCCGGCGGCGTGTACGGGAAGGTTGCGCTCGGTCTTGGCCTGGTGGCCGCGGCCTATATGGCAGAAACGATTCGGGCGGGTATTCAGGCCGTGCCCAAGGGGCAGATGGAGGCGGCCCGTTCGCTGGGCTTCTCCAAGGCCCGGGCGATGGTGTCGGTGATCATCCCGCAGGCGTTCCGGATCGTGATTCCACCGCTGACGAACGAGCTGGTACTGCTCTTCAAGGACTCGTCCCTCGTACTGTTCCTCGGCGTGACGCTGGAGGAGCGCGAGTTGACCAAATTCGGCCGCGATCTGGCGAGTGAGACCGCGAACTCGACGCCGATCCTGGTGGCGGGGCTGTGCTACCTGCTGGTGACGATTCCGTTGAGCTTCGTGGTGCGTCGCCTCGAGGCTCGTGCCGAGAAGGCCAGGTGA
- a CDS encoding amino acid ABC transporter ATP-binding protein, with amino-acid sequence MSQKAETVESMGADGPEIEIRGLHKSFGDNEVLRGIDLDIARGEVVCVIGPSGSGKSTLLRCVNLLEEPTAGQVFVGGTEVTDLDVDIDAVRRRIGMVFQQFNLFPHVNVTENLTLPQRRVLRRDKTRAAAVARENLERVGLSDKADAYPAQLSGGQQQRVAIARALVMNPEVMLFDEPTSALDPELVGEVLAVMRLLAAEGMTMMVVTHEMSFAREVADRVVFMDGGVIVEQGPAAQVVGAPQHERTRNFLNRILDPAATEGPGADPAPSETDKDTAKDKDTDADRDAETGKPGADRRNS; translated from the coding sequence ATGTCACAGAAGGCGGAGACGGTGGAGAGCATGGGGGCCGACGGGCCGGAGATCGAGATCCGGGGCCTGCACAAGTCGTTCGGCGACAACGAGGTGCTGCGGGGCATCGACCTCGACATCGCGCGCGGCGAGGTTGTCTGTGTCATCGGGCCGTCCGGGTCGGGGAAGTCCACGCTGCTGCGTTGTGTGAATCTGCTGGAGGAACCCACCGCGGGCCAGGTCTTCGTCGGCGGCACGGAAGTCACCGACCTCGACGTCGACATCGACGCGGTACGCCGCCGTATCGGCATGGTCTTCCAGCAGTTCAACCTCTTCCCGCATGTGAACGTGACCGAGAACCTCACGTTGCCGCAGCGCCGCGTACTGCGCCGGGACAAGACGCGCGCGGCGGCGGTGGCCCGGGAGAACCTGGAGCGCGTCGGGCTGTCCGACAAGGCCGACGCCTACCCCGCGCAGCTTTCCGGAGGGCAGCAGCAACGGGTGGCGATCGCGCGGGCGCTGGTCATGAACCCTGAGGTGATGCTCTTCGACGAGCCGACCTCGGCGCTCGATCCCGAGCTGGTGGGGGAGGTGCTGGCGGTGATGCGGCTGCTGGCCGCGGAGGGCATGACCATGATGGTCGTCACCCATGAGATGAGCTTCGCCCGGGAGGTCGCCGACCGGGTAGTGTTCATGGACGGTGGCGTGATCGTCGAACAGGGCCCGGCCGCACAGGTGGTGGGCGCTCCGCAGCATGAGCGGACCAGGAACTTCCTGAACCGCATTCTGGACCCGGCCGCCACGGAGGGGCCGGGCGCGGATCCGGCGCCGTCCGAGACGGACAAGGACACGGCGAAGGACAAGGACACGGACGCGGACAGGGACGCGGAGACCGGGAAGCCCGGCGCGGACCGGCGGAACAGCTGA
- a CDS encoding tyrosine-protein phosphatase — protein MSRHIAFERLHNFRDLGGYTTADGRTVRWGRLYRSDSLAKLDGADLDRFLALKVSTVIDLRYPWEIEARGRVPHREGLSYVNLSVEHRPYDQAAIDPAVDPWRFLADRYAEVALDGAKELRQALEVIASNTSGPLVFHCASGKDRTGLLAALVLALAGVPEDDIAADFALTELATERLIADWRAANPERTLTWPGYGRAPEEIMRLFLADLATTYGSVHDYAVRHLGADDRLIAQLRARLLDD, from the coding sequence ATGAGCAGACACATAGCGTTCGAGCGGCTGCACAACTTCCGGGATCTGGGGGGCTACACCACCGCCGACGGCCGCACTGTGCGGTGGGGCCGGCTCTACCGGTCCGACTCCCTGGCCAAGCTCGACGGCGCCGACCTCGACCGCTTCCTCGCCCTCAAGGTGAGCACGGTGATCGACCTGCGCTACCCGTGGGAGATCGAGGCGCGGGGCCGGGTGCCCCACCGCGAGGGGCTCAGCTATGTCAACCTCAGCGTGGAACACCGCCCCTACGACCAGGCAGCCATCGACCCCGCCGTCGACCCCTGGCGCTTCCTCGCCGACCGGTACGCGGAAGTCGCCCTCGACGGCGCCAAGGAGCTGCGTCAGGCGCTCGAGGTCATCGCGTCGAACACCAGCGGCCCGCTGGTGTTCCACTGCGCTTCCGGCAAGGACCGCACGGGACTGCTGGCCGCCTTGGTCCTCGCCCTTGCCGGGGTGCCCGAGGACGATATCGCCGCGGACTTCGCGCTCACCGAACTGGCCACGGAGCGGCTGATCGCCGACTGGCGGGCCGCCAACCCCGAGCGGACCCTGACGTGGCCGGGCTACGGGCGAGCACCGGAAGAGATCATGCGTCTCTTCCTGGCCGACCTGGCCACCACGTATGGATCCGTGCACGACTACGCCGTCCGGCACCTCGGTGCCGACGACAGACTCATCGCGCAACTGCGCGCCCGGCTCCTGGACGACTGA
- a CDS encoding transglycosylase domain-containing protein has translation MIVLCALVTGAFTVLYYAIDIPRANDLAKAQSNVFLYSDGSRLARTGEINRETVPLGRVPKDVRYAFVAAENKDFYSDSGVSLTGTARGMVNTLTGQGTQGGSTITQQYVKNYYLSQEQTVTRKLKELVISLKVDRSNSKDDILAGYLNSSYYGRLAYGIQAAARAYYGKEVEDLTVEQGAYLAALLQAPSQYDWAIAAPEAKRLVQQRWAYVLDNMVGEGWLDKNERQRMLFPVPLAPQPGAGLSGQAGYLVDAARRELMASGISEQELAGGGWRITLNIEPDKQRALEQAVRSGDSDTDSDREAPSGAPAHDPNRQAGAVSVDPRTGHIVALYGGRDYMKHYLSNATRSDYQAGATFEPVAYAAVMEAKRQNQGESDLKQIRQTAADLGIGPDADGFTAPRATELGLMGVSPLEMAGVYASFHHQGKKVTPSIVKSAQRGEERTELPGAVGGQAIDPGTADLVTSDLAFSRRDRDRGGVGPAVVGRTKQSVAAASGPTDDRKAEWFIGATPELVTAVALFGEDAKTTKQVRLRHIGDGRPAVIWNLYTEQSLGGQPPAASGPEYGGGSGDEAAGSSPHP, from the coding sequence GTGATCGTCCTGTGCGCTCTGGTGACCGGCGCGTTCACCGTTCTCTACTACGCCATCGACATCCCGCGGGCCAACGATCTGGCGAAGGCGCAGAGCAATGTCTTTCTGTACAGCGACGGCAGCCGTCTCGCCCGGACCGGGGAGATCAACCGGGAGACGGTTCCGCTCGGCCGAGTGCCGAAGGACGTGCGGTACGCGTTCGTCGCGGCAGAGAACAAGGACTTCTACAGCGACTCCGGCGTCTCGCTGACCGGCACCGCCCGTGGCATGGTCAACACGCTGACGGGACAGGGCACACAGGGCGGTTCGACCATCACCCAGCAGTACGTCAAGAACTATTACCTCAGCCAGGAACAGACCGTCACCCGCAAGTTGAAGGAACTGGTCATCTCCCTGAAGGTGGACCGGAGCAACTCCAAGGACGACATCCTCGCCGGGTATCTGAACAGCAGCTACTACGGCCGGCTCGCCTACGGCATCCAGGCCGCCGCCCGCGCGTACTACGGCAAGGAGGTCGAAGACCTCACCGTCGAGCAGGGCGCCTACCTCGCCGCGCTGCTGCAGGCACCCAGCCAGTACGACTGGGCCATCGCCGCCCCCGAGGCCAAACGGCTGGTCCAGCAGCGCTGGGCCTATGTGCTCGACAACATGGTCGGAGAGGGCTGGCTCGACAAGAACGAACGGCAGCGGATGCTCTTTCCCGTGCCGCTGGCCCCCCAGCCCGGCGCGGGACTCTCCGGGCAGGCCGGCTACCTGGTGGACGCCGCCCGGCGGGAACTGATGGCCTCGGGCATCAGCGAGCAGGAACTGGCAGGCGGCGGCTGGCGGATCACCCTCAACATCGAACCGGACAAACAGCGGGCCCTGGAACAGGCGGTCCGCTCTGGAGACAGCGACACCGACAGCGACCGGGAGGCGCCGTCCGGCGCACCGGCACACGACCCGAACAGGCAGGCGGGAGCGGTTTCGGTGGATCCGCGTACCGGCCACATCGTGGCGCTCTACGGCGGCCGCGACTACATGAAGCACTACCTGAGCAACGCGACCCGCTCCGACTACCAGGCAGGCGCCACCTTCGAACCGGTCGCCTACGCCGCGGTGATGGAGGCCAAGAGGCAGAATCAGGGTGAGAGCGACCTCAAGCAGATCAGGCAGACCGCCGCGGACCTCGGTATCGGCCCGGACGCCGACGGCTTCACGGCACCGCGCGCCACGGAGCTGGGTCTGATGGGCGTCAGCCCACTGGAAATGGCCGGTGTCTACGCCTCCTTCCACCACCAGGGCAAGAAGGTAACCCCGTCGATCGTGAAGTCGGCGCAGCGCGGCGAGGAGCGCACCGAGCTGCCGGGTGCGGTGGGCGGCCAGGCGATCGACCCCGGGACCGCGGATCTGGTCACCTCCGACCTGGCCTTCTCGCGCCGCGACCGCGACCGCGGCGGCGTCGGACCGGCGGTGGTGGGCAGGACCAAGCAGAGCGTCGCAGCGGCCTCGGGCCCGACCGACGACAGGAAGGCCGAGTGGTTCATCGGTGCCACCCCCGAACTCGTCACCGCCGTCGCCCTCTTCGGCGAGGACGCCAAGACCACAAAGCAGGTCAGGCTGCGGCACATAGGAGACGGCCGCCCCGCCGTAATCTGGAACCTTTACACCGAACAGTCGCTGGGCGGGCAGCCCCCGGCCGCTTCCGGGCCGGAGTACGGGGGCGGGAGCGGTGACGAGGCAGCGGGCAGCAGTCCGCACCCCTGA
- a CDS encoding sensor histidine kinase — translation MALRWRIAALVAAAICAVTAAVGVLVHHASRDRELSQARDSARTTLDRAAVTYARTGAVQGTGAALDAPGLPGDLRGLVAKGRRGTEFTTAQDGPAMWAARPAGGRVLSVRVDMSTTMRDISALDTSIAWASVITTAVVLPLGVLTAGRMSRRLRTAAGTARRIAAGDLDARIRAATRPRDEIAEISAAVDTMAAALQERLRGEQRFTADVAHELRTPLMGLVTAAELLPEGEAAGYVRDRVRVLAALVEELLEISRLDAGAEQADLSPCPVGALVEEIVARAGLSVHLVTEGTSAAVGSAKVWTDARRLERILTNLIVNAHRHGRPPVTVRVTADGRTVTVEDLGPGYPDTMLRDGPQRFRTGARARGTGHGLGLTIALGQAEVIGAVLTFSNAAAGGAVAVLHLPGPGEETECGPETEADT, via the coding sequence ATGGCACTGCGATGGCGGATCGCCGCCCTGGTCGCCGCGGCCATCTGCGCCGTCACCGCAGCCGTCGGTGTACTGGTCCATCACGCCTCACGCGACCGTGAACTCTCCCAGGCCCGCGACAGCGCCCGTACCACCCTCGACCGGGCGGCCGTCACCTACGCCCGCACCGGAGCGGTGCAGGGCACAGGTGCCGCACTCGACGCGCCCGGCCTGCCCGGCGACTTGCGGGGACTGGTCGCGAAGGGCCGCCGGGGAACGGAGTTCACCACGGCACAGGACGGGCCCGCCATGTGGGCCGCCCGCCCGGCCGGTGGCCGAGTGCTGTCCGTACGCGTCGACATGAGCACCACCATGCGGGACATCAGCGCCCTTGATACCAGCATTGCCTGGGCCAGTGTGATCACCACCGCGGTGGTGCTGCCGCTCGGCGTACTGACCGCCGGAAGGATGAGCCGCCGGCTGCGCACCGCCGCAGGCACCGCCCGGCGTATCGCGGCCGGGGACCTCGATGCGAGGATCCGCGCCGCAACCCGGCCGCGTGACGAGATCGCCGAGATCTCCGCCGCCGTGGACACGATGGCCGCCGCTCTGCAGGAACGGCTGCGCGGTGAGCAGCGTTTCACCGCCGACGTCGCCCATGAACTGCGCACCCCGCTCATGGGCCTGGTCACCGCCGCCGAACTGCTCCCCGAGGGCGAGGCGGCCGGCTATGTACGCGACCGTGTACGGGTACTGGCCGCGCTGGTCGAGGAACTGCTGGAGATCTCCCGGCTGGACGCAGGAGCGGAACAGGCGGATCTCTCGCCCTGCCCCGTCGGAGCCCTCGTCGAGGAGATCGTCGCCCGGGCCGGACTGTCCGTACACCTCGTCACCGAGGGGACGTCGGCGGCGGTTGGGTCGGCGAAGGTGTGGACCGACGCGCGGCGGCTGGAGCGCATCCTCACCAATCTGATCGTCAACGCGCACCGGCACGGCCGTCCTCCGGTCACCGTCAGGGTCACGGCGGACGGCCGGACAGTCACCGTCGAGGACCTCGGCCCCGGCTATCCGGACACCATGCTCAGAGACGGGCCGCAGCGCTTCCGCACCGGCGCGCGCGCCCGCGGAACCGGTCACGGACTGGGGCTGACCATCGCACTCGGGCAGGCCGAAGTGATCGGTGCCGTCCTCACGTTCAGCAACGCAGCTGCCGGCGGCGCCGTCGCCGTACTCCACCTCCCCGGCCCCGGCGAGGAAACCGAGTGCGGGCCGGAGACGGAGGCGGATACATGA
- the cseB gene encoding two-component system response regulator CseB, whose product MTPIPPTTPSFVPTGSAAEAHLLLVEDDEVIRNTLRMLLERYGFTVSTAGDGLTGLEIFRERRPDLLLLDVMLPELDGIGLCRRIRELSLAPILMMSARGDTLDVVSGLEAGADDYVVKPCESAVLVARIRSLLRRASFTPPAGPGHERTDGTSTLVFGDLTIDTRGMEVSRAGQALALTPTELRMLLEFAASPGVVLERRTLLSRVWDHAWHGDTRVVDLHVQRLRAKIGAERIETVRGFGYKLRR is encoded by the coding sequence ATGACCCCGATACCGCCGACGACACCCTCCTTCGTTCCGACCGGCTCCGCGGCCGAGGCGCATCTGCTGCTCGTAGAGGACGACGAGGTGATCCGCAACACCCTGCGCATGCTGCTGGAGCGCTACGGCTTCACCGTCTCCACCGCGGGCGACGGCCTCACCGGCCTGGAGATATTCCGGGAAAGGCGCCCGGACCTGCTGCTGCTCGATGTGATGCTGCCCGAACTCGACGGGATCGGGCTGTGCCGCAGAATCCGCGAACTGAGCCTCGCACCGATCCTGATGATGTCCGCCCGCGGTGACACACTCGACGTCGTGTCAGGGCTGGAGGCGGGCGCCGACGACTATGTCGTCAAGCCCTGCGAGAGCGCCGTTCTCGTCGCGCGGATCCGCTCACTGCTGCGCCGCGCCTCCTTCACCCCGCCCGCCGGCCCTGGCCACGAGCGCACGGACGGCACGAGCACGCTGGTCTTCGGGGATCTGACCATCGACACCCGCGGGATGGAGGTGTCGCGCGCGGGGCAGGCGCTCGCCCTGACCCCGACCGAGCTGCGGATGCTCCTCGAATTCGCGGCATCGCCAGGAGTTGTCCTGGAGCGCCGTACGCTGCTCAGCCGGGTCTGGGACCACGCCTGGCACGGCGACACCCGCGTGGTCGACCTCCATGTACAGCGCCTGCGGGCGAAGATCGGCGCCGAACGGATCGAAACGGTCCGCGGCTTCGGCTACAAACTGCGACGCTGA